In the Aggregicoccus sp. 17bor-14 genome, AGAGCGCGCTCACGCTGGGGCTGATGGCCATGGCGCTGCAGGCGCTGCGGGGCGCCCCGGTGGAGCTCGGGCAGCTCTTCGGCCAGGTGCGCCAGGCGCCGCGCTACCTCTTCCTCACGATCGTGGCGATGCTCGCGATGCTGGTACCGCTGGGAGCGCTCGCGGGCGCGGGCTACTTCGCGTACCTGCAGGGCCTCTTCGCCTGGAACTGGGGCACCCTGGCCTTCCTGGGGCTGCTGGGCCTGGGCCTCTTCGTGCTGTTCGTCTACGCCACCCTGCCGCTCTACTTCCTGGTGCCCGAGACGGTGCTGTGCGCGCACCCGGGCATGCTGCAGCCGCTGCGCAACTGCTACCGGGTGGTCGACGGACAGCGCCTTCCGACGCTGGCCGCCATGTTCATCTCGTCGGGCCTGATGCTCGCGGGGGTGGTGGCCTGCTGCGTGGGCGTGGTCCCCGCGTTGGCCGCGATGCAGCTGCTGATGGGCGGGCTGTACCTCGCGCTGCGCCACGGTGCGGACGTCGAGCGTCCATAGGGCGCGGCGGCCACGGCGCGCGCTGCCGCTAGTGGAAGAGGCGCTCGGTCTCGCCCGCCTTGGGCAGGTGCAGCTTGCCGAGGCAGGCGAGGATGTGCTCGCGGTACTCGCTCACCTCGCGCAGGCCGCACACCATCCAGCGCCCGCCGATGACGAGCGTGGGCACGCCGCGCACGCCGCGGCCGGCGGCGAGCCGGTGCTCGTCCATCACCAGCTGGCGCGTCTGGGGGCTGGCGAAGGCGGCGGCGAACGCGTTCATGGAGAGCCCCACGCGGCTGGCGAGCTCGAAGATGACGTCGTTGCGGGTGACGTTCACGCCCTGCTCGAGCGCGGCGCGCTGCATGGCGCGGGCGAGCAGCGCGCGGGCGGTGGGGCCCTGCAGCCGCGCGGCCTCCAGCGCCGCGAGCGCGGGCACGCTGCTGCGCGGCGCATCCGAGCCCTTCCACAGCTCGGGAGTGATGAGGCGCGCGGCCGGGTCCAGCTCCTCCTGCGCCCGCTCCACCTCCTTCACGAGCGCACGGCGCTCCTTGTCGGTGGGCAGCACGTCGTTCACGCGCAGCGGGAAGGGCCGCACGCGGAAGCGGACGATGTCGCGGAACTCCTGTCGCAGCACGTCGAGTCGCGAGTCCGCGAGGTAGCTCCACGCGCACAGCACGTCCTGGTAGACCGTGATCTGCAGCGGCTTCGGCATCAGCGGCAACGGCTTGGGCAGGGAATTCATCGGCGGGCGCCGAGAGTAAGTGCGCTCGGGCCGCGCTAACAATCCCCCCTGACACTGCGCGCCCATGCCCTCTGCCACATCGACCCACGAGGCGCAGGGCTCGGCTGGACGGCTGCTCACCGGGAGTGGAGCCGCGCCGCACGCACTGCATCAGCGGGTTCTCCCCTAGCACCTCCCCTAGATGACGCGGCGCTTGCTCCAGCCGGCCGCCTGCGCCCCGGCGAAGGCGAGGGCGTGGTCCACGATGCTGCCGGCGATGTCCTCGCCCGTGGCGCCCTCCAGCCCCTCGAAGCCGGGGCTGGAGTTGATCTCCATCAGCTTGGGGCCCGCGTGCCCCTCGAGCATGTCCACGCCGGCGATCTCCAGCCCGATGATGTGGGCCGCCTTCACCGCCGTCTCCACGTACTCGGGGGAGAGCTTCACCGGGGTGCCCTCGCCGCCGCGGTGCAGGTTGCTGCGGAACTCGCCCTTCTTCGCCTGCCGGCGCATCGCGCCCACCACGCGGTCGCCCACCACGAGCGCGCGGATGTCGCGCCCCTTGCTCTCCGCGATGAACTCCTGCAGCACGATCTCCTGGCCCAGGTCCCAGAAGGTGTCCACGATGGTCTGCACCTCGGCCAGCGTGCTCGCGATCATCACGCCCACGCCCTGCGTGCCGCGGATGAGCTTGATGATGACGGGCAACCCGCCCACCTCCTCCACGAGGCGCCCCACGTTGCTGCGGTCGTGCGCCATCACGGTGCGCGGGATGTCGATGTCGAAGCGGCTGAGCAGCTGCAGGCAGCGCAGCTTGTCGCGGCTGCGCGCGATGGGCACCGAGTTGTTCACCACGGGCACGCCCATCATGTCGAAGTGGTTCACCACCGCGAGCCCGTACGCCGTGATGGACGCGCCGATGCGCGGGATGACCACGTCCACGCCGCGGATCTCCACGCCGCGGTACAGCATGCGCGGCTGCCCGCGCGCGAGGATCATGCTGCAGCGCAGCGTGTCCAGCACCAGCGGGCGGTGGCCGCGCGCCTTGATCGCCTCGACCAGCCGGCTCGTGCTGTAGAGCGAGCGCTTGCGGCTGAGGATGACCACGGTCTTCTTCGCCGCGCGCCGCGCGGGCGCAGGCGACTTCTTGCGCAGGGACTTGGGCTTCTTCGCAGCCATAGGGGGTCGAACACCGTAACACGCACCGTTCGCGCCCCTGTCCCTTCCGCAGCGCCCGCGCGCACGCACGACTCCGGAACAGCGCGACAGCCCCGCGAAGCGCTGCGTTCGCCGTGCGAAAGCGTCCTGCACCGGACGGCTTCTGGACCCGGAGGGGAGGCGAGCAGGAGGGCCGCTTCTGTTACGCTTCGGCCACGCTGATGACGCACGCCAAGGCCCAAGCCCACCCGGACGAGATCCTCACCAACCCAGGCGACCTCTCCCTGGATGCGCTCGCCCACCCCCACGGGGTGGAGCCAGCCACCCAGGTCGTGGAGCCGCGCACCACGCTCAAGCTGCGCAAGTGTCGCCTCCAGGTGACGCTGGGCCCGGACGAGGGGCGCTCGGTGGTGAGCGACAAGGAGCGCCTGCGCGTGGGCGCGCACGGCAGCAACGACCTGGTGCTGGTGGAGGACCGCACCGCGAGCCGCCACCACTTCGAGATCCAGTACACCGAGCGCGGCTACCTGCTGGTGGACCTCAACTCCACCAACGGCACCTTCCTGGACGGCCGGCGCATCGAGCGCGCCTACCTCACCAGCGGCTCGCAGATCCGCGCGGGCACCAGCACCATGCTCTTCGCGCCGATCGACGAGGAGGTCACCGTCGAGCCGGACCGCGACGGTGAGCTGTGCGGCATGGTGGGGCAGAGCGTGAAGATGCGGCAGATCTTCGGGCTCATCAAGAAGATCGCCCCCATGGACGTGAGCGTCATCATCGGCGGCGAGACGGGCACCGGGAAGGAGCTGGTGGCGCAGGCCATCCACGAGCTCTCCCCGCGCTCGAAGGGCCCGCTGGTGGTGCTCGACTGCGGCGCGATTCCGCCCAACCTCATCGAGAGCGAGCTGTTCGGGCACGAGAAGGGCGCCTTCACCGGCGCGCTCGCGAGCCGCCCCGGCGCCTTCGAGCGCGCGCAGGGCGGCACCATCTTCCTGGACGAGCTGGGCGAGCTGCGGCTCGACCTGCAGCCCAAGCTGCTGCGCGTGCTGGAGAACCGCGAGGTGCGGCGCGTGGGCGGCAACGACGTCATCGGCGTGAACTGCCGGGTCATCGCCGCCACGCACCGGGACTTGATGAAGGAGGTGAGCGCGGGCAACTTCCGCGAGGACCTCTACTTCCGCCTCAGCGTCATCAACATCCAGCTGCCCGCGCTGCGCCAGCGCCGCGACGACATCCCGCACATCCTGCGCCGCGCGCTCTCGGACCCCGAGCTGGTGGAGAAGCACGGGCGCAAGCGCTTCAGCCCCGAGGCGCTCGCGGTGTTGATGGCCTACCCGTGGCCGGGCAACGTGCGCGAGCTGATGAACGTGCTCAGCCACGTGCTCACCTTCAGCGA is a window encoding:
- a CDS encoding DsbA family protein; protein product: MPKPLQITVYQDVLCAWSYLADSRLDVLRQEFRDIVRFRVRPFPLRVNDVLPTDKERRALVKEVERAQEELDPAARLITPELWKGSDAPRSSVPALAALEAARLQGPTARALLARAMQRAALEQGVNVTRNDVIFELASRVGLSMNAFAAAFASPQTRQLVMDEHRLAAGRGVRGVPTLVIGGRWMVCGLREVSEYREHILACLGKLHLPKAGETERLFH
- a CDS encoding RimK family alpha-L-glutamate ligase; this translates as MAAKKPKSLRKKSPAPARRAAKKTVVILSRKRSLYSTSRLVEAIKARGHRPLVLDTLRCSMILARGQPRMLYRGVEIRGVDVVIPRIGASITAYGLAVVNHFDMMGVPVVNNSVPIARSRDKLRCLQLLSRFDIDIPRTVMAHDRSNVGRLVEEVGGLPVIIKLIRGTQGVGVMIASTLAEVQTIVDTFWDLGQEIVLQEFIAESKGRDIRALVVGDRVVGAMRRQAKKGEFRSNLHRGGEGTPVKLSPEYVETAVKAAHIIGLEIAGVDMLEGHAGPKLMEINSSPGFEGLEGATGEDIAGSIVDHALAFAGAQAAGWSKRRVI
- a CDS encoding sigma 54-interacting transcriptional regulator, producing MTHAKAQAHPDEILTNPGDLSLDALAHPHGVEPATQVVEPRTTLKLRKCRLQVTLGPDEGRSVVSDKERLRVGAHGSNDLVLVEDRTASRHHFEIQYTERGYLLVDLNSTNGTFLDGRRIERAYLTSGSQIRAGTSTMLFAPIDEEVTVEPDRDGELCGMVGQSVKMRQIFGLIKKIAPMDVSVIIGGETGTGKELVAQAIHELSPRSKGPLVVLDCGAIPPNLIESELFGHEKGAFTGALASRPGAFERAQGGTIFLDELGELRLDLQPKLLRVLENREVRRVGGNDVIGVNCRVIAATHRDLMKEVSAGNFREDLYFRLSVINIQLPALRQRRDDIPHILRRALSDPELVEKHGRKRFSPEALAVLMAYPWPGNVRELMNVLSHVLTFSEGEEVTPANLPPRVLGQVKEGPLPFNEHLSFKDAKEQLLENFEREYITSVLRRCEGNLSRAARESGLHRKSIERLVKKYQLDAKGMKPR